Proteins from one Setaria italica strain Yugu1 chromosome V, Setaria_italica_v2.0, whole genome shotgun sequence genomic window:
- the LOC101766401 gene encoding uncharacterized protein LOC101766401 — protein sequence MSSLLFLCLQPFAIVRVLIQRVTDALWHKVPDLVSILEKDNVPGFLQLFNNNRGCMAWGFVITPETFNYIVSENALRCAKVALEGKAPELSGHRANPNYMNPYGYFPLHEAAEKFSVDMINLLFNYGASANVRTAGDKIIENLLPLHVAVENTCLHKYLEDSLLPFQDYPDRRDYVYKLIQLLCLPEMKIFLDTTRLLAKKTDNLLDELWNYVKDGKLVQTAVLLLAGQEQIRQVGSSKKRKGFSEPDGFDTIMTCLMKCSVALKEKRRDQNELEASLTLECIALLVNIISKAGEDLDAYIQTHSEIMQVPYVEVLERVSSILKDRGFFPTGEGIDVGNL from the exons ATGAGTTCGTTGTTATTTCTTTGCCTTCAACCCTTTGCAATTGTGCGTGTTTTAATACAGCGGGTGACTGATGCTTTATGGCACAAAGTTCCGGACCTAGTTTCCATCCTCGAAAAGGATAATGTCCCCGGCTTCCTCCAACTTTTTAATAATAACAGGGGATGCATGGCATGGGGTTTTGTCATCACCCCAGAAACCTTCAATTACATTGTCAGTGAAAATGCACTGCGATGTGCCAAAGTTGCGTTGGAGGGAAAGGCACCTGAACTCAGTGGACACCGTGCCAATCCCAACTACATGAATCCATATGGATACTTCCCGCTTCACGAAGCTGCTGAAAAGTTCTCTGTTGATATGATCAACTTGCTGTTCAACTATGGTGCATCAGCTAATGTTCGCACAGCCGGTGATAAGATCATtgagaatctactcccactccATGTTGCGGTTGAGAATACTTGCCTCCACAAGTATCTGGAGGACAGTTTATTGCCTTTCCAGGATTATCCGGATCGTCGAGACTATGTCTACAAGCTCATCCAACTCCTGTGCCTACCTGAAATG AAAATTTTCTTGGATACGACTAGATTGCTCGCGAAAAAGACGGATAATCTACTTGACGAGCTCTGGAACTATGTGAAGGATGGCAAGCTTGTCCAGACTGCAGTTTTACTCCTGGCAGGTCAAGAGCAGATCCGTCAGGTTGGTTCGTCCAAGAAGAGAAAAGGCTTTTCTGAGCCAGATGGGTTTGACACTATCATGACTTGTTTGATGAAGTGTTCAGTTGccctaaaagaaaaaagaagggatCAGAATGAGCTGGAGGCGAGTTTAACTCTTGAGTGCATTGCTTTGCTTGTTAATATAATTTCCAAAGCTGGTGAAGATCTTGATGCATACATTCAAACACATTCAGAG ATCATGCAGGTGCCCTATGTGGAGGTCCTTGAACGGGTGTCTTCTATTCTTAAGGACCGTGGATTTTTCCCTACCGGAGAAGGAATCGACGTTGGAAACCTGTAG
- the LOC101775299 gene encoding probable WRKY transcription factor 53 has translation MEGIMSEEKCALVSELVRVLEMVRQLEEHMAGQQQQGGVGGAAAGGDLRCRALVCTMRDSIDRAVHMAMSSCADGRGGQPESPPSGGDGSPRSAGSDQGGDFRGRGNAAGQCKKRKTLPKRSTQVRVSAVHVTPLDDGLSWRKYGQKDILGAKYPRAYFRCTHRHTQSCHASKQVQRTDGDPLLFDVMYHGSHTCAQAQGAGAHPSGNQGARPAAASGEHSQARAQPTAAAEQTASPSPGLEAAGPVLPFSLPSNVPARGADDAGGVGVRVTASPFVSPATPESLVRDAPHHDVELASTSNSPMGMAEMDFMFPLDATDFLENPASYF, from the exons ATGGAGGGCATCATGTCGGAAGAGAAGTGCGCCCTGGTGTCGGAGCTGGTGCGGGTGCTGGAGATGGTGAGGCAGCTCGAGGAGCACATGGcgggccagcagcagcagggcggtgtcggcggcgcggcggccggaggggaCCTGCGGTGCCGGGCGCTCGTGTGCACCATGCGCGACTCCATCGACCGGGCCGTGCACATGGCCATGTCGTCCTGCGCCGACGGACGTGGCGGGCAGCCAGAGTCGCCGCCGTCGGGTGGGGATGGCAGCCCGCGCAGCGCCGGGTCGGACCAGGGCGGCGACTTCCGGGGCCGCGGCAATGCGGCAGGCCAGTGCAAGAAGAG GAAGACGCTTCCCAAAAGGAGCACCCAGGTGAGGGTGAGCGCCGTCCACGTCACCCCCCTCGACGACGGCCTCAGCTGGAGGAAGTATGGCCAGAAGGACATCCTCGGCGCCAAGTACCCAAG AGCCTACTTCCGGTGCACGCACCGGCACACGCAGAGCTGCCACGCGAGCAAGCAGGTGCAGCGCACGGACGGCGACCCGCTGCTCTTCGACGTCATGTACCACGGCTCCCACACGTGCGCCCAGGCGCAGGGCGCCGGCGCGCACCCCTCCGGCAACCAGGGGGCGCGCCCCGCAGCAGCGAGCGGGGAGCACTCCCAGGCCCGGGCGCAGCCtaccgccgccgcggagcagACGGCCTCCCCGTCCCCGGGGTTAGAAGCAGCGGGGCCCGTGCTGCCGTTCTCGCTCCCCTCCAACGTGCCGGCGAGgggcgccgacgacgccggcggcgtcggcgtccgtgTCACCGCGTCCCCTTTCGTGTCCCCGGCGACGCCGGAGAGCCTGGTCCGGGACGCGCCTCATCACGACGTGGAGCTCGCCTCCACCAGCAACTCTCCTATGGGCATGGCGGAGATGGACTTCATGTTCCCGCTGGACGCCACCGATTTCTTGGAGAACCCGGCCAGCTACTTCTAA